Genomic segment of Mastomys coucha isolate ucsf_1 unplaced genomic scaffold, UCSF_Mcou_1 pScaffold5, whole genome shotgun sequence:
CGCCGGGCCCGACCTGAGTAGTGAGTGGAGAAAGAGGGTGGGAGGCGAGGCCGATGTATGTGGCCGGAGCGGACGGTGCAGATTGCGAGCCGGCCTAAAAGGTTGGTTTCCTTTTAGATCTCTTTTCACGAGTGTTTATCGGATTCCAATGTGCAGTTCTCAGTTCTGGACCTTGAGGATCCGACCTAGCATGGGCTGAGCACGGTTACGGAGCTCAAAGGGAACTATGGGAAGGTTATGGTTGATGGTAGAGAGACGTGGTGTaggcttgctttcttctctacCTTTGTGTTACTTCGTAGGCACTGTGTCTCAGATGCGCTTTTATATGTAGAGAGTGCTTTGAAGATTGCCAAAACGCCCTCTGCTCGAGATTTAACtatttgttttctcctctctctggctGTTGGACGCACACCTTTCCGGAGGATGGGAGAGGTGGCCAAGGTCCTGAGCTGTTACCTGAGCTTGTGTGAACAGAGACCCTCAGCTTTGCTCTCTAGCACCCGACCACACCCAGCAAAGTGTTTGCTTACTCCATGGTTCATAATTTGTAGACTGCTTAAAAATGGGTTCTGCTTGTTTCATTAAGTACATTCTGGCAGGTTGGCGTGGGGGTGCACAAGGACAATCTCTACTCTTTGCCACTGGTGTGAAGCACTTGGATAGCAACCCAAACTGAAATGTAAAAGTACATACCAGATTTAAATGACTTAGTATAGAAAACCAAGAAATTTAGTAATTTTATGTGGTTATATGTTACAAAGGTAATGCTcgtttttattaaaaattagttttgGAACCCACACactgcttttaatcccagcactctgtttgaggctagcttgatcCACCTAGGCTAGCCAGGTGAGACCgtgtttcaagagaaaaaaacaaagccttTAGTTTTGGACTGTCAGTAAAAAgtcagtggtagagttcttgtTGCATGCACTGTGCTCAAGGTTACTttgtgtagccttgcctgtcctggaactagctctgtagacgtgactggcctttgaactcagagagcctcATTCCCCAATTCTTGAGGGCAGGAGGGGGGGGAGATAAAGGTTTTGCTAATTTTTGTGATTTGGCTGAAAGGAAATTTAAGGATGTGCTCATGATTCACACTCATGGACAGCACTGCTGTAAGTGATCTCACCCAAAAGTGAGCTGAGCTGTGACATAGTTTATTAAGCATTCAGAAATCAAATATCATCACTGAGCTTTTAGCTGAGTTCCTTGCCAGACTGATAGATTGATTTAGCCAAGCAAGGCTTTTGGGAACTAATTGTCAGGAATGCTTACTTGGTAGTATGCTTTTGCCTGttgtgcacaaagccctggtttcagtctccagccccatatataaagcctataatcccaggtggaggcaggagattcAAGTCATCCTACATAGaacatttgaagccagcctgggctagagactTTGTCTTTAATAGAATAAATAAGCCTTTGGTTCCTGTACTCAGGAGACAGGAAGAATGAGTTCCAGCAGGGTGTTGTGGCACagctttaatccgagcacttgaaAAGCAAAAGTGgggaaatctctgtgagttcgaggacagccggagctacacaatagcgtgtgtgtgtgtgtgtgtgtgtgtgtgtgtgtgtgtgtgtaagaatgagTGCCACAACAAAGAAGGCACTAGAAGCCTGAAACACAGACATGCTTGCTTACTTCAGACCATGAGAAAACAGCTTGAAAAGATGTTATAGCCCTGGAAAGAAGCTAGATAGGTAAtcatttgccatttttatttgTCAAAATAATGGAGGGGAGCTGTTCTCATGGGCTAGACTCACTCAGCAGCATTTAGAAGTACCCTGTCTCTGAAATGGTGTGTTCTCTCCATACAGTTGAGGAAGGTGAGAAAGAAGAGTTAAGATGTATCCTGAGgcctttttttgtattttgctcCATGagaaggcacaggggaaattAGCGGTCTCTGTTTGAGTACTTGCTGTTACTTAGCATTATTGCTAAACCCTTAACTCTGACTATAAGATCTCAGTCTATTCAAAGGTGTACACAGTTGTGCCTACCTGACTTCCGCCTAGATCTAACAAGTCAAATTTCCCCCGTATTTGTTTATAGCTTACCTACCTGACAGTCTTactttttcttgcctttttgttttcttttttttctcccagacaGGACTTCTTTATGtcgctttggctgtcctggaactagctctgaatcaccctgcctctgcctccccagtgctgtgattgaaggcttgcaccaccactccAGCTTTTGGTCCTACTTTAATGCTCTCCCGAGATGTTTTGTGCATTGTGTTGTGTTGAGTAATGTTTTGGTGCTTGTCACTCAAAGTGACATTTGCTCATTACTCATTGCATCTCTAAAGAAAACTGTGCCAATAAGACAAATCTGGGTTTTCTCCTCTGAGGCCATTGTGGTATCTAGTATTTTGAAAGCCACCCACAGGTGGCTCATCATCAAACTTAGTAAACTCTAGTGTGGGACAGGCCCTAAAAAACCAATGGTAATTACCTCTCCCATCTCATTAAGAAAACACAGAATTTTAATATGCCTGTGCCTTAGATGGGTAATACAATTTGcatctttttttccaattttaaaaaaaaaaaactaagagtaGGGAAGGCCTCCGTGCAGCAATGAGGACGGTCCCCTGAGGGTAAAGGCTGTGTGGACACTTGCTATTTGCTGTGCTTCCTTCTTATGCGCTCAACTTTTTTGATGCAAAGTAGATTTGATGCTTTGTCAATTGGTTTACTCTATTTAAATCCTTTTATCTTGTTACTAGGCTGCTCTTTGGCGTAAATTGCAATCGATTAGGGATCGTTTCTCAGACCCAAGTTAGAAGTGAGAGTTCAGATAAGTGAGGCCGACATTGCTGCCTTGAAGAAGGGGAGAATGGATTTATCAGGAGTGAAAAAGAAGAGCTTGCTAGgagtcaaagaaaataataaaaagtccaGCACTAGGTAATCCTCTGTAAGATTTTTCTAGTGCTATCTTGGGGGTGCTTGCTGTTTGAGGACCCTCAGAAAGGGGAGATTTGTTGTTGTACAGTGAGTGCCCTAATTCACAGATGATTTTGCTCTGTGATCACCTGGGATCTTAGTCATCCTTTTGGACCCCACTACTGGGTTGCTATCTCAGGGTTTGGTCAAGGGAGCTTGCAACCTCACATTCTTTTTTACTGTGCAGGGCTCCTTCTCCTACCAAACGCAAGGACCGATCAGATGAGAAGTCCAAGGATCGATCTAAAGATAAAGGGGCCACTAAAGAGTCAAGTGAGAAGGATCGTGGCAGAGATAAGACTCGGAAGAGACGCAGTGCTTCAAGCGGAAGCAGCAGCACCAGGTGGGGCAGAGGGAACCATGTCTTCCTTCACTGTGAAACCCTCCAAGAACttctttggggggagggggtgacaCATGTGTGTTGTCGAGGCCAGAGATTAGCCTTTGGGTGTCAAATTCCTTCCTTTGGGAACATGTGAAGACCATCTGTCCTTCCTATGTTCCCACAAACAAACCTAGGTCCATTTCACCCAAGTTCACTCTAGGGAACCAGTGAGAATTTGTTAGGCTTCCAGTGCGGTAGATGAGGGATAACTGGTGGGAGTGTGGGTGGTAACTGCACTGTGATTGTTCCCTCCCCACCCAGTCCCCTACTTTAGAGCCTTGCCTGAGACCTGGGGGCCTATGGAAATAGGGCAAAATTGCAACTGATTTGAAGGGGTGACTGATACTCCAGTGAGCGTCCCTTGACCCTGTCCCTTCCAAGAGAGACAAGCCCAGGTGTGATGATCTTTAGTGAGCAAGCCCAGTTGAACTGAGAATGACAGCAGCTTTGTGCAACGGGTGTGGCTCCCTAGGAGCTGTCTGCCTGGCTTTTCGATACAGGGTGTCTTTGGTACCTGCAGCCTGCTAATTGAATTGAGCTGGTTGCCCAGGGAAAGACTACCTTGTCTTAACTACTTTGAAAACAGACCCTAGGGTTGTTGATAATACCCTAATATAGCATGCTGATTGAGTTTCGTTATATATATTACATGGTCTTGCTGTGatatatgtttatgaatatgGACTCTTCTATGATACTAAAGTGTGATGTTTGGGTAATGTATGGATCGGATTGTTTCTCTTGCAAGTATGTATTCATTCTGAATTGAGATTGAGTGGCTTCAGtcaggagctttttttttttttttaatgagttttggctgtgtctatgtgtgtgcctagtTCTCATACAGGCCAGAAGGTGCACTGGGTCCCCTGAAACTAGAAAGCTGGGTCCCTgaaacagttgtaagctgccatgtgggtgctggaaaccattACTGAtgtacactatcactgtcttcagacacaccagaagagggcatcagatcccattgcagatggttgtgagccaccatgtggttgctgggaatgacctcaggacctttggaagaacagttagtgctcttaacctctgagccatttctccagccccccttttttttctttttgttgttgttgttgttgaaaaccTGCCTGAATTGGTCTTCAGCCCTGTTGATCTGACTTTTGCGAGTCTGCTACTTTTTCTTCATTGGTAAAAATAAGGATTCTGTGTAGGTAACAACAGCCtctctcactgggcagtggtggcacaggcctttgatcccagcacttaggaggcagaggcagcctggtctacagagtaaggtccaggatagccaaggctatacagagaaaccctgtctcaaaaaaaaaccagacaaacaaCAGCCCGTCTCATGCAGTGTTGGGACTTGTCAGATGCCATTACTAATGAAGTGGGGCTTAACCAAGAGAACAATACCCTCCTGAGCAGTCAAGCCTGTGCAGGAATGTGACTCTGTGACAACCCCACCTTGTCCTCAGGTCTAGGTCTAGCTCAACCTCCAGCTCGGGCTCTAGCACCAGCACAGGCTCCAGCAGTGGCTCTAGCTCGTCCTCTGCATCCAGCCGCTCAGGAAGCTCCAGCACATCCCGAAGCTCCAGCTCTAGCAGCTCTTCTGGCTCCCCAAGCCCTTCTCGGCGCAGGCATGACAACAGGCGGCGGTCCCGCTCCAAGTGAGTTCAGAATGGCAAGCCTGCTCATTACCATAGTTACTAGAAAAGGAGTTTGGATTGACAAGACGTCTCAGCAGCTAAAGGTCTTTGCTGCCGAGCTTAacagcctgagtttaatccccaggacccacatggtggcatgTGATAACTCCCATGGTtatcctctgactgccacatatGCACAGTAACACACAAGTGCAGGGAACTGCAGTGGTACATGCAGTGTTTGTAGCAGGATGGTCAGAAATTTGAGGTCATGATGGGCTACAtgtgagcctgtctcaaaaagacatgaaagaaagtGAGTAAAAGGAGTTGGTGGGCAGGATGCCTGAGTCAGTGAGGGTGCTTGATGCCAAGCCTGTCAAACAGAGTACCCATTCCCAGAATACACAaaggagaagctgagaaggaCATCTCCCACAAGTTATTCTTTAACTCCATGTACGTGCCCACACAGAAGTAAAATAGACACACAAATTTGAAGGGGTCTTAATTTGGTTTCTGAATCAGGGATAGTCatagtgttctgttgctgtgaaaagacaccatgaccaaggcaattcttacaaaggattaattggggcaggcttatagtttcagaggtttagtccattatcctcatggtaaagagcatggtggcacacaggcaaacatggtaACTGAAGAGTTGTGCATCTCAATCCAAAGGTAGCAGGAAAATTGAGAAACTGGACTATCTTAGGCTTTTGAAGCTTCTTAAGCTCACCTCCcatcacacacttcctccagcaagaccatacCTCTTGCTTTTTTTCAGATAGTGCACTCCGCGGTATCTAagcaaatatatgagcttatggggccattttcattcagaccataGATAACATAGGTGAATTGTTAAGAAACTCTTCTAGAAGCTGTTGAAGCTAAGAAGAACCCTCACTGTTTGTTGCCAAGGCGGGGTCTCACTAGGCCTAGGCAGTGCAGGTTGGCTTAAACTCCTAGTATtcctcctgtcttggcctctCGGTACTTGGATGTTAGGCATATACCAACCAGCACACACATAGccgatattttttctttttcagagctGAGGTCCAAATCTGGGACTTTATCCTGAACTCTACCCCCAAACCCACTGTACTTGGAATATGTTGAAAATTCTgagtgtttttggtttgtttgggtttttttttttttcttttttttcccccaggtcCAAACCACctaaaagagatgaaaaagagcGGAAAAGACGGAGCCCGTCCCCTAAACCTACCAAAGTGCACATCGGAAGGCTCACCAGGAATGTGACCAAGGTGAGAACCACAGATCCACAGAGGTTGGTGGGGGTGTGGCTGGACAAGCTGGGGTCAGGCAGCAGGTGCACCTACAATGTAGTCCATTTGGAGAACGATGTATGTGCAACCCATGACTTGATAAGAATGctgctgtgggctggagagatggctcagcagttaagagcactgactgctcttctgaaggtcctgagttcaattcccagcaactacatggtggctcacaaccatctgtaatgggatctgatgccctcttctggtgtgtctgaaagacagctacagtgtacaagtctttttttaaaatgctgctacatttattatttacttaaataaATGGTCTTATTTATTAGACTTTGTCCCAGAGATTTTGGCCCTGGTGACATATTACCAGGTGGCACTACTGGGGATTTACTCAGCTTTTAGTGAATTCCCTTTGACAATTAAGTAATGGATTGGCAAACAGGGAAAACCATTCTCTCTCTAGGATCAtatcatggaaatattttctaCTTATGGGAAAATTAAGATGATTGACATGCCTGTAGAAAGGATGCATCCTCATCTATCCAAAGGCTATGCATATGTGGAATTTGAGAATCCAGATGAAGCAGAGAAGGCACTGAAACACATGGATGGAGGTCAGTGATTCTGGGTCCGCCCTCAGCCCTATCACCTCTGTCCTTGGAGAGATCTGATTGCTTGTGGGACCCTGAAGGAGATTTCCAAACCAGGTGGATCTTACTCAATAGAGGTGTGTGTACCAAAAATATGTTTTAGGAAGCACTTGTTATTCTTGAAAAACCCggcaaatatgaatatatttaacattttaagaaatCTTCAATCTGTTAAAAATGAAGCTTTTCTCACAAAGAATATATTTGGCCTTAAAATGGGAGTATTTTCTAAATgtatcctttttttattttgccaaCATGTCAGCATTTTAAGGATTGCTTCGCTGCATTATACATGTGCTGACTTTATACAGTGTATCTATCTCTTAAGACTTAATgtttatgccgggcagtggtggcgcacgcctttaatcccagcacttgggaggcagaggcaggcagatttctgagtttgaggccagcctggtctacaaagtgagttccaggacaaccagggctatacagacaaaccctgtctcaaaaaaaggactTATAAAGTTTGTGTTAGTGGAGTGGTTTTTAAAGCACAAGCACTTAGGAATGGTTTTTGGTGGCCAATTTCCACTTTGTCTATGAATCAGTATCTTAAAGAATGTGAAATTTGTTTCTAGGTCTAGGATGTAGGATGCTAGGGCTGAGAACTGGCAGCTTGCAGTCTGGACCATCAGTCTGTGTTAGGGGAACCGTAGAAGCCTCGGGTGTACAGTTTCggctttgtttttttggtttggtttggtcttttggtttttcgagacagggtttctctgtgtagccctggctgtcctagaactcactctgtaggcctcaaactcagaaatctgcctgcctctgcctcccaagtgctgggattaaaggcatgtgccaccaccaccttgttttgtttttttaatgattgcTTTTGAGTATGGATTTTCTTTGATACTTACCTGCTACTTCAGGCTCCCTCAAGTGTTTGAGGAGTTCCAATTGAGCCACCTATATCATTGCTTATCAACTTGGTCTGATAAATCTGCCTATAATCTGGTATTGGCCTAGTGAGCACTTGGTAATCAGTTAAAAATTCAGGAAACGAGAGAAATCTAGAGTGGTCTTCTGGCAACTGGGATAAGTTATGTTAAACCTTTGGAGTGAAAATGAGTGTACCTGAATTAGCCTCCGGCTACTCCTAAGGTAGGAGCTGTGCCCCTTATTAACACTAAACTGGGTTTGTGCTCTCAGGAGCAGCCCTAGATGTGGAGGCTGTCGCTGTAGGTGTCCTGCACCTcagtgttctttgctttttttctgaactctgaatTACTGGGGTTTGTTGTCCTGCAGTGCTTTTCTCTCTACCTTTGAGATCATTTCTatac
This window contains:
- the Rnps1 gene encoding RNA-binding protein with serine-rich domain 1 isoform X1, translated to MDLSGVKKKSLLGVKENNKKSSTRAPSPTKRKDRSDEKSKDRSKDKGATKESSEKDRGRDKTRKRRSASSGSSSTRSRSSSTSSSGSSTSTGSSSGSSSSSASSRSGSSSTSRSSSSSSSSGSPSPSRRRHDNRRRSRSKSKPPKRDEKERKRRSPSPKPTKVHIGRLTRNVTKDHIMEIFSTYGKIKMIDMPVERMHPHLSKGYAYVEFENPDEAEKALKHMDGGQIDGQEITATAVLAPWPRPPPRRFSPPRRMLPPPPMWRRSPPRMRRRSRSPRRRSPVRRRSRSPGRRRHRSRSSSNSSR
- the Rnps1 gene encoding RNA-binding protein with serine-rich domain 1 isoform X2, whose translation is MAPSPTKRKDRSDEKSKDRSKDKGATKESSEKDRGRDKTRKRRSASSGSSSTRSRSSSTSSSGSSTSTGSSSGSSSSSASSRSGSSSTSRSSSSSSSSGSPSPSRRRHDNRRRSRSKSKPPKRDEKERKRRSPSPKPTKVHIGRLTRNVTKDHIMEIFSTYGKIKMIDMPVERMHPHLSKGYAYVEFENPDEAEKALKHMDGGQIDGQEITATAVLAPWPRPPPRRFSPPRRMLPPPPMWRRSPPRMRRRSRSPRRRSPVRRRSRSPGRRRHRSRSSSNSSR